The proteins below come from a single Panicum hallii strain FIL2 chromosome 7, PHallii_v3.1, whole genome shotgun sequence genomic window:
- the LOC112901247 gene encoding pathogenesis-related protein PRMS-like, translated as MARTSMSSSLWSILLLLALAAALCTSSAATDDDVDDGSNGADPDAGRRARATATVAEILSVHNAARQAVGVPPLVWSPQIAGYAKGFAHSRRGDCAPRRSPLFYFGENIFVGKGRHWNATALAAPWVAEGQWYDYETNSCAAPPGAGCLRYTQVVWRNTTQVGCARIVCDSGDTLLVCDYFPPGNYGTGRPY; from the coding sequence ATGGCTAGAACAAGCATGTCGTCTTCCCTCTGGTCCATCTTGTTGCTCCTAGCACTTGCTGCTGCCCTGTGCACGAGCAGCGCAGCCACCGACGACGACGTCGACGACGGGAGCAACGGCGCGGACCccgacgccggccgccgcgcgcgcgccacggccacGGTCGCCGAGATCCTGTCGGTGCACAACGCGGCGCGGCAGGCGGTCGGGGTGCCGCCGCTGGTCTGGAGCCCGCAGATCGCCGGGTACGCCAAGGGCTTCGCGCACTCGCGGCGCGGGGACTGCGCGCCCCGGCGGTCGCCGCTGTTCTACTTCGGCGAGAACATCTTCGTCGGGAAGGGCCGGCACTGGAACGCCACGGCGCTGGCGGCGCCGTGGGTGGCGGAGGGCCAGTGGTACGACTACGAGACCAACTCCTGCGCCGCACCGCCGGGCGCCGGGTGCCTGCGGTACACGCAGGTGGTGTGGCGCAACACCACGCAGGTCGGGTGCGCCAGGATCGTCTGCGACTCCGGCGACACCCTGCTCGTCTGCGACTACTTCCCGCCGGGGAACTACGGCACCGGCAGACCCTACTGA